CCCGCTGGATCGAACGCTTCGCCCTCGCGATCACGGCCCTGTTCTTCCTGGCCATGACCTGGCTCAACCTGCACAGCATCGGCCACGGCGCGGGCGTCTGGCCGCCGCTCCTGTGGGGCGGGATCGTCTACCTGCTGGCCTACGTGCTCTTCCCGCCCAAACAGGCGTACGCCTTCGCCTGGCGTTACTACGTCGTGCTCCTGCTCGGCGGTCTGGTCGCGCTGCAGCTCGGACGCGCCCACGGCCCGCTGCGCGGGGAACAGATCAACGACACGTTGCAGATCCTGCTCTCCAACCTTGGCTACCTCTGGGTCTCGCGGGTGCTCGTCGCCTTCGGCCTCCGGGCCGAGGCCGACCGAGCGCAGGCCAAGCAGATGCAGAAGCTCGTCGACACCGACGCCCTGACCGGCTGCCTCTCGCGTCGCCGCTTCCTGGAGGAGACCGAGGCGTTGCTGGAAAGCGGGCGGCCGGGGTCGCTGATCCTCTTCGACCTCGACAACTTCAAGCAGATCAACGACACCTACGGCCACCCCACGGGCGACCGGGTCCTGATGCGCAGCGTCAAGCGCACGCTGCACAACCTGCGCGAGGAAGACCGGCTGGGCCGGCTGGGGGGCGAGGAGTTCGCGGTGCTCCTGCCCGGCGTCGGGCTCGAGGAGGCGCTGCGCCTCGCCGAACGCCTGCGCCGCGCCCTGGAGGCCCCCAGCGACGAGGGCCCGCCCGCCACGGCCAGCTTCGGGGTCGTGGAGACCGGGCGGCTGCGCACCACCAGCGAGCTGCTCGCCCGGGCCGACCGCGCGCTCTACCGCGCGAAGCACGCGGGCAAGAACCGCGTGGCCGCGGCGCGCGGCTGAACGCGGCGGTATCCTGGGGCATGGACCCAAGCGACCTGCTGCACGAACCCCCGCTCACGCCCTACGGTGAGGTCGTCCCCCCCGTCTTCCAGAACTCGCTCTTCGCCTTCACGACGACGGCCGAGTTCGAGGCGGCCATGCGCAGCGGCGACCGCCCCGTCTACACCCGCATCGCCAACCCCACGGTGCGCGTCTTCGAGGAGAAGGTGGCCGCGCTGGAGGGCACCGAGGACGCCCTGGCCTTCGCCAGCGGCAACGCGGCGATGGCCGCGGTGCTCTTCACCTTCCTCGAGGCCGGGGACCGGGTGGTGGCCGCCACGCCCGTCTACGCCGGGACCTACGGGATGCTCACCAAGCTGCTGCCCAAGTTCGGGGTCGAGGTGGACTTCGTTCCCGGCCACGACACCGCCGCCCTGGTGCGGGCGCTCGCGGGGGCGCGGCTGCTGCTCCTCGAGTCGCCCACCTCGTACACCTTCGAGCTGCAGGACCTGGCCCCGCTCACCGAAGCCGCCCGCGAACACGGGGTGCTGAGCGTCATCGACAACACCTACGGCGCCGGCGTCTACCTGCGCCCGGCGCGCTTCGGCGTGGACCTGGTGGTGCACTCGGCCACCAAGTACTTCTCGGGGCATTCGGACGTGGTGGCGGGGGTGGTGGCGGGCCCCAGGGAGCGGCTGAACGCAGTGCGTTCGCTGGGCACCGTCTTCCTGGGCGGCAAGCTGGCCCCCTGGGAGGCGTGGCTGCTGGTGCGCGGGCTGCGGACGCTGGAACTGCGGCTCGAACGCCACCAGGCGACCGCACTGGAGCTGGCCCGCTTCCTGGAGGCGCACCCCAAGGTGCGGCGGGTCCTCCACCCCGGCCTCGAAAGCCACCCCCAGCACGAACTGGCGCGGCGCTACCTCGAAGGAACCGGCGGCCTCTTCGCCGTGGAGCTGGCGGGTGAGGCGGAGGCGCGCGCCTTCGCCGACGCGCTCGAGCGCTTCGCCATCGGCGTGAGCTGGGGCGGGCACGAGTCGCTGGTGCTGCCGCTGGCGGCCCAGCCGCGGGTGCGGGCGGCCTACGGCTTTCCACCGGGGCTGGTGCGGCTCTTCGCCGGGCTGGAGCCCGCGGAGGCCTTGAAGCGCGACCTCGAGCAGGCGCTCGCGCGGGTCGGGTAACCTGAGGAGGAGGTCCGCATGAAACGAACCGGCTGGCTTCTGCTGGCGCTGCTGGTGCTGCTCGCGGCCTGCGCGCCCCGGGTCTGGTACAAGCCGGGCGCCACCAGCACCCAGCGCGACCGCGATCTGGAACTCTGCCGCTACGAGGCCCAGGCGCGCTTCGCCGAGGCCGTCCCCCCGCTCGGCGCCTTCCGCGCCTACGTGGACGTGCCCTTCGGCACGCCCTTCGAGCTGGAACGGCGCGTGGAGGAGGCGGCGCAGGACGCGGTGCGCGACGCCTACGAGGACTACCGGAACGCCTTCGTGCGCGGCTACGTCAGCGACTGCATGGAGGCCAAGGGGTACGTGCTGGTCGAGGAGCGCTGACCGGGCCTTGTGCTCGGCGGATGCGGCCGCTATAATCCTGAGTGTATCGGTCGGGATTGTAGCGGCCGCAGCATGGAGGAAGCATGACGAAGACACTCGAAATCCGTGACCTCTGGGTCAACGTCGAAGACACCCCCATCCTCAAAGGGGTCAACCTGACCCTCCCCCGCGGGGAGGTGCACGCCCTCATGGGGCCGAACGGAGCCGGCAAGAGCACGCTGGGCAAGGTCATCGCCGGCGATCCCGGCTACGAAGTGGTGCGGGGGCAGATCCTGCTCGACGGCGAGGACATCGCCGGGCTCGAGCCCGACGAGCGCGCCCGCAAGGGGCTCTTCCTCGCCTTCCAGTACCCGGTCGAGGTCCCGGGGGTGACGATCGCCAACTTCCTGCGCCTGGCGCTGCAGGCCCGCTACGGCAAGGAGGTGCCGCTCACCGAGTTCTACGGCAAACTGCAGCGCGCCATCGAGACCCTCGAGTGGGACGAGGCCTACGTGACCCGCTACCTCAACGAGGGCTTCTCGGGCGGCGAGAAGAAGCGCAACGAGATCCTGCAGCTGATGGTGCTCGAGCCCGCCTACGCGATCCTCGACGAGACCGACTCGGGCCTCGACATCGACGCCCTCAAGGTCGTGGCCAAGGGCGTGAACGCCATGCGCGGCCCCGACTTCGGCGCGCTGGTGATCACCCACTACCAGCGCCTGCTCAACTACATCGTCCCCGACGTGGTGCACGTGATGATGGACGGCCGCATCGTCAAGACCGGCGGCCGTGAGCTGGCGCTCGAGCTGGAGGAGCGCGGCTACGACTGGCTCAAGGAAGAAGTGGGCGCCTAGGAGGCCGCATGAGCGAAGCCGAACTCAAGCACATCGCCGAAGACTACAAATGGGGGTTCGCCGACGACGTCGAGCCCGAGCTGAAGCTCAAGGGGCTGTCCGAAGACGTGGTGCGGGCGATCTCCGAGGCCAAGGGCGAACCCGGGTGGCTGCTCGAGTTCCGCCTGAAGGCGCTGGAGATCTACTTCCAGAAGCCCTGGCCCACCTGGGGCCCGGACCTGAGCGAGCTGCGCCGGCAGATGGGCGACTTCTACTACTACGTCAAGCCCCCCGTGCGCGACGAGGCCCGCAGCTGGGACGAGGTCCCCGACGAGATCCGCCGCACCTACGAGAAGCTGGGCATCCCCGAGGCCGAGCAGAAGGTGCTCGCCGGCGTCGGCGCCCAGTACGACTCCGAGATGGTCTACCACTCCATCAAGGAGGAGCTCGAGAAGAAGGGCGTGATCTTTAAATCGATCGAGGACGGCATCAAGGAGCACGAAGAGCTGTTCCGCCGCTACTTCGCGAAGGTCGTGCCCCCCACCGACAACAAGTTCGCCGCCCTCAACTCGGCGCTCTTCTCGGGCGGATCCTTCGTCTACGTGCCCCCGGGGGTCGACGTGGAGGTGCCGCTGCAGGCCTACTTCCGCGTCAACACCGAGGGCTTCGGCCAGTTCGAGCGCACCCTGATCATCATCGACAAGGGCGCCAAGGCCCACTACATCGAGGGCTGCACCGCGCCCATCTACACCACCGAGGCGCTGCACACCGGCGTGATCGAGATCGTGGTGATGGAAGGGGCCGAGAGCCGCTACACCACGATCCAGAACTGGCCGGTGAACATGTACAACCTGGTCACCCAGCGCGCCCTGGTGCACGAGAACGCCTACCACATGTGGCTCGACGGCAACCTGGGCTCCAAGGTGACGATGAAGTACCCCTCCTCGGTCCTGAAGGGCCGGGGCGCGCGCAGCGAGATCCTCTCGATCGCCTTCGCCGGCGACGGCCAGCACCTCGACACCGGCGGCAAGCTGATCTTCGCCGCGCCCGACACCTCGGGCTCGATCGTCTCGAAGTCGATCTCCAAGGGCGAGGGGCGCAGCAGCTACCGCGGCCTCATCAAGGTGCCCCAGAAGGCCGAGCGCGCCAAGGTGAACGTCGAGTGCGACGCGCTGCTGATCAACGAGGCCTCGAAGACCGACACCTACCCCTACATGGAGATCGCCAGCGAGACCGCCAGCGTGGGCCACGAGGCCACGGTGAGCCGGCTGGCCGACGACCAGATCTTCTACCTGACCACCCGCGGCATCCCCGAAGACGAGGCGGCGGCGCTGATCGTGCGCGGCTTCATCGAACCGGTCGCCAAGGAGCTGCCGCTCGAGTTCGCCGTCGAGCTCAACCGCCTGATCGAGCTCGAGATGGAAGGGTCGGTGGGCTAGATGAACGAGACCGTGACCTCCCTTTCGCTGGAGAGCCTGCGCCGGCGCTCGAAGCAGCGGGGCGAGCCCGCCTGGCTGGCGGCCGCGCGCGAGCGCGCCTGGCGGATCTTCGAGCGGCTGGACTGGCCCACCCGCAAGAACGAGGCCTGGCGCTATACCGACCTCGACCCCGCCTGGTTCGCGCTCGAACTCGAGGAGGCCCGGCCCGCCGAGCTGCGCCAGCGGGACGAACTGCCGCGCGCGGTGCGCGAGCGGCTGGCGGAAAGCGACGCCGAGGCCGCGCTGGTCTTCGAGGACGGCCGCCTCGTCTACGCCCACCTGCCCGCCGAGCTGGGCGCCAAGGGCGTCGTCCTCAGCGACCTCGCCGGCGCGCTCGAAGACCACGGCGAGCACGTGGAAGGCGCGCTCTACCAGGCGGTCACCGAGACCGGCCTGCAGGGCCCCGAAGACAAACTCGCCGCCCTGAACGCGGCGCTGTGGGGCTACGGGGCCTTCGTCTACGTGCCCGCCGGGGTGACGCTCGAAGCGCCGATCGGCGTCTTCCACTACGCCGCCCGTCCCGGAAAGCTGAGCCTAAGCCGCACGCTGATTGTCCTGGACGACAACGCCGAGGCGACCTTCATCGAGGAGTACCTCTCGGAAGCGCACGCGCGCACCCACGTGGCCACGGGCGAACTGCTCCTCCGGCCCGGCGCCCGCCTGCGCCACGCCGGCGTGCAGACCTGGGGCGCGGGGGTGCGCCACTTCCACCGCCAGCGGGCGCTGCTCGAGCGCGACGCGGTGCTGCTCGACCTGGCCGTCAACCTTGGCGGCACCCTCGCCCGCACCGAGGTGGCCAGCGAGCTCGTGGGGCCCGGAGCCGACTCGGAGATGCTGGGGGTCTACTTCGCCGGACGGGACCAGCACCTCGACCACTACACCACCCAGCACCACGTGAGCGCTCAGGCGCGTTCCGACGTCTACTACAAGGGCGCGGCCGCGGCGAACGGGCGGGTCGTCTACCAGGGGCTGATCCAGCTCGAGCCCACGGCGCAGAAGACCGACGCCTACCAGACCAACCGCAACCTGCTGCTCAGCCGCGAGGCCCGGGCCGAGAGCGTGCCCCAGCTGGAGATCGCCGCCAACGACGTGCGCTGCAGCCACGGCTCCTCCACCGCGCCGGTCGACGAGGAGCAGCTCTTCTACCTGGCCACGCGCGGCATCCCCCGCGCCCAGGCGCAGCAGCTGCTCGTCGCCGCCTTCCTGGAAGAGGTGCTGGGGCGGGTGCCGCTCGAGAAGCTGCGCCTCCACATCGCCCGGATCATCGAAGAGCGGCTGGCCGGCTGAACCCGGCGCGCACCGCGCCCGCGCCGTACGGCGCGGGCGTAGACTAACGCCAGAGGTGAACCCCATGTTCGACCCCGAAGCGGTCAAGCGCGACTTTCCCATCTTCGAACACCACGAAGGCCTCGTCTTCCTCGACTCCGCCGCCAGCAGCCAGAAGCCGCGGGCGGTGACGGAGGCGATGACGCGTTACTACGAACACGACCACGCCAACGTCCACCGCGGCGCCTACGGGCTCTCGATGCGCGCCACCGAGGCCTACGAGACCGCGCGCCGGCAGATGGCGCGTTTCCTCGGCGCGGAAGCGGACGAGGTCGTCTTCGTGCGCAACGCCACCGAGGCGCTCAACCTGGTGGCCTACGCCTGGGGGCTCGAGCACCTGCGCGACGGCGACGAGGTCCTGGTCACCGAGATGGAGCACCACGCCAACCTGGTGCCCTGGCAGCTGGTGGCGGCCCGCACCGGCGCCCGCATCAAGGCCGTGCCCCTCACCGCGGAAGGCCGGCTCGACCTGGACGCCTTCGAGGCCCTGCTTTCGGAGCGCACCCGCGTCCTCGCCGTCACCCAGATGTCGAACGTACTGGGCACGGTCAACCCGGTGGCGGAGCTGGCCGCCGCGGCGCGCGAGCGCGGGGCGCTGGTGGTGGTCGACGGGGCCCAGGCCGCTCCCCACCTGCCCGTGCGGGTGCGGGAACTGAACGCCGACTTCTACGCCCTTTCGGGCCACAAGATGCTCGGCCCCACGGGCGCGGGCGTGCTCTGGGGGCGGCGCGAGGCGCTGGCCGACCTGCCCCCCTTCCTGGGCGGCGGCAGCATGATCGAGGAGGTCACGATCGAGCGCTCCACCTACGCCCCGCCGCCGCAACGCTTCGAGGCCGGAACCCCGGCGATCGCCGAGGCCATCGGCCTGGGGGCGGCGGCCGACTACCTGATGCGGCTGGGCATGGAGAACGTCTGGGCCCACGACCGGGCGCTGCTCGAATACGCCCTCGAGCGGCTGGCCGAGGTGCCCGACCTGCACCTCTACGGGCCCCGCGGCGCGGACCGGGGCGGGGTGATCGCCTTCAACCTGGGCCGCCTCCACCCCCACGACCTCGCCACCGCCCTGGACGAGCGCGGCGTGGCCGTGCGCACCGGGCACCACTGCGCCCAACCGCTGCACCGGCGGCTGGGGGTCGCGGCCACCGCCCGCGCGAGCTTCTACGTCTACAACACCCCCACCGACGTGGACCGGCTGGTGGAGGCGCTGCTGGAGGCCCGGAAGTTTTTCGCGGACTGGTTGTAGCCAGGAGCGCGGACCCCCGACGCCCGCACCCGGCTAGAATGGACTTGGCATGAGCCTGCTCGAAGAACTCTACCGTGAGACGATCATGCAGCACGCCCAGCGGCCGCACAACTTCGGCCCGCTGGAGGGCGCGACCGTGAAGGTCGGCGGCCACAACCCCAGCTGCGGCGACCGGATCGAGCTCTACCTGAAGGTCGAGGACGGCCGCATCGCCGAGGCCCGCTTCACCGGCCACGGCTGCGCCATCAGCCAGAGCTCGGCCAGCATGATGACCGACCTGATCCGCGGCAAGACGCTCGACGAGGCGCTGGAGCTGGAAAAGAAGTTCAAGGCCATGGTGGTCGAGGGCGAACCCCCCGCACCCGAACTGGGGGACCTCAGCGCCCTGCAGGGGGTAGCCAAGCTGCACGCGCGCGTCAAGTGCGCCACGCTGGCCTGGAACGCCCTGGAGCAGGCGATCGAGGAAGTGCGCCCGTCATGAAGGCCTACCGCGCCAAGCAGGTCACCCCGCTGCTCGCGGGCGACGCCCACCTGATGCAGCTGTGGAAGGAGGCCGCGGGCGAGGACAAGATCGTGGCCTTTCAGAAGGACGGGGAGAACTGGGTGGGCGTTCGCGACGCCGCACTCGTGGCCCTGCTGGAAGCGCGTGGCCTGAAGGGAGAACCATGGAATGGTTGATCGCGGCTAAACCCGTGGTGTTGTTGCACGCCTTCCCGTTCAACCCCGAGATGTGGGCCCCGCAGGTGGCCGAGCTGGAGGGCCGCTACACGGTCTACGCGCCGGCCCTGCCCGGCTTCGGCGGGCGCGAGCCGGGAGCGGCGAGCCTGGAGGCCTGGGCCGAAGAACTCGACGAAACGCTCGACGACCTGGGCTTCGAGGAGGCCGTCTTCGTGGGCCTCTCCATGGGGGGCTACCTGGCCTTCCGGGTTTGGGACCTCTTCCCCGAGCGCGTCGCAGGGCTGGTGCTCGCCGACACCCGTGCCCAGCCCGACGACGAGGCCGGCAAGGCGAAGCGCGCGGAGCTGGCCGCCCGGGTGCGCTCAGAGGGCACCGGAGTCTTGATCGAGAGCTTCGTCCCCTCGGTGCTGGGACCGGGAACGCTCGCCGCGGACACCGAAGAAAAGCGGGCGGTCCTCGAGTGGGTGGAGCGCTGGGTGCGCGAAGCCGACCCCGAGGGGGTGGCCCGGGCGCTCGAGGCGCTGGCGGCGCGCCCCGACTCGCGGCCGCTGCTGGGCGAGATCGAGGTGCCGACCCTGGTCCTCGTGGGCGAGGACGACGCCCTCACCCCGCCGGACGACGCCCGCGCCATCGCCGACGCCGTCCCGGACGCCGAGCTGCTGATCCTGCCCGGCGCCGGCCACATGGCCAACCTGGAAGCTCCGGAGGCGTTCAACACCGCGCTCCTGGGCTTCCTCGAGAAGGTCTACGGAGGCTAGCCGTGAGCGAGCACGAATCGCTAAACGTCCTCGACAACCTGGTGCTCTTCCGCACCATGCTGGTCCACGCCGAGGAAAAGGCGGTCAAGGACCGCGACTTCGACGAGGCCGAAGAGATCCTCGAGCAGGCGCGCGCGACCATCGAGGCGCTCAAGCCCGAGATCACCCCCGAGCTCTACGACGAGCTGATCCGCGAGTGGGTGGGCGCCACCCTCAAGGTGGACCACATCCAAAGCGACTACCCCCCGAACGAGTTCGACGAGCGCTGAGCGGGCTCACTCCCCCGCGAGCAGGGCCTGCTTGCGCAGCTCGATCTCGCGGGCGCGCGCCTCGAGCCCCATCGAACGCAGCACCGCCGCCAGGCGGTCGTAGAGGTAGGGGTCGCTGGGGTCGATCGCAATCAACCGGCGGTACAGCGAGAGCGAGGCCTTCTCCTGCCCCATCGCCTCCAGCAGCTCGCCCGCCCGCTCCCCCGCGCGAACGGCCAGCGCCCGCAGGTAGGCGCGCTCCGCTTCCACCCAGTCCGCATAGGGCTCGTCGGCCAGGAACTCGCCGCGGAACAGATCGAGCGCGGCCAGGTAACCGGCCAGCGCCTGGCCTTCGTCGTTCTGGGCGTCGGCCTCCCGGATCAGCGCCTCGAAACGCTCCACGTCGTAGGCGTAGCCCTCGGTGAACCGGAAGAGGTAGCCCCCCTCCACCGAGCGCAGCATCCGCGGCGCGCCCGCGTCCGGCTCGATCTGCTTCCGCAGCTCGTGCACCACGCGCGCCACCCGGCGGGCGGCGTAAGCGGGGTCGAGGTCGGGCCAGAGCGCTTCGGCGATCTCCTCGGGCGTCTGCACCCGTTCGGGGTGGGCCAGGAACAGCTTGAACAAACGCCAGGGCAGCGTTTGGAACCGCTGCGGCGGCAGCGCCTCACCCTGGAGGCGCACCGACAGCGCCCCCAGCGCCCGGACCTCGAGGCGGGGGACGGCGGCGGCGTCCTCCGCCGCCGTCGCGCGCGGGCCGAGCAGCTGCCAGGCCATGCGCTGCAGCCAGAGCAGGGGGGCCATCGCCCGCGTCTGAGGCCGGGGCACGCGCGAGAAGAAGATGGACTCCACCGCCACCACCTCGCCCTGGACGACCACGGGAAGGCAGTAGCGGGGCCGCCCCTCCTCCACCCAGGGGCAGGGGCGGCCCCCCGCCCGCACCGCGTAGGGCTCGCCGATCCAGACCGGGCAGTCCTCGCGGTCGCAGTTCACCGTCAGCTGCGCGGGAACGGCAACACGGCGGCCCGAACGGTCCTTGTACTGCGCCGCCTTGGCCCCGGAGAACGCCATCGCCGAGCGCAGTAGCGACTCGATGACCGCGTCGTTGTCCTGGTCGCTCAGCTTGCTCTGGCGCAACAGCGCCAAGAGCTGGCGCTCGCCCATGCTGGTGAGCACGCTGTAAACCCCCGCGGCCACGACCGGGGCCACCGCCTCGAGCAGCTCGAGCGCGGCGCTCTCGTCGGCGTTCGGATCCTTGCTGGCCAGGTTCAGCACGCCGATGACCCCCTGCGGCAGCTCCAGCGGAAAGACCAGGTAGGTGCGGTAGCCCGCCTCCTTCACTTTGAGGCGCAGGTAGCGCTCGTCCTCGTCCAGGCGGTGCGTGACCAGCGGGGAGCGGTCCACGGCCACGATGCCGGGGTAGCCCTCGCCCAGCGCGAACCAGGGACGCTCGAGGAAGGCGGAGCGGTTCTCCGCCTCCAGGGCCGTAAGGATGAGGTACTTGTGCTCGGGGTCCGCGAGGAAGAGCTCCGCGGCGTCCATGCCCGCGGCCCGACGCAGCTTCCCCAGGAACAGCTCCGCGGTCTGGAAGAAACGCATCGGCTCGTCGACCATGCGCTGGGTGGCCCAGGAAAGCGAGAAGAGCACCTCGCCCAGCTTCGGCCGCCGGCGCTCGT
This genomic stretch from Oceanithermus profundus DSM 14977 harbors:
- a CDS encoding GGDEF domain-containing protein; this encodes MPERDPIDRLKRGVYFGLALAGTFSLVIGYVVLTHPTRENDLLLVYAALLVAVAFGVALGAPTRWIERFALAITALFFLAMTWLNLHSIGHGAGVWPPLLWGGIVYLLAYVLFPPKQAYAFAWRYYVVLLLGGLVALQLGRAHGPLRGEQINDTLQILLSNLGYLWVSRVLVAFGLRAEADRAQAKQMQKLVDTDALTGCLSRRRFLEETEALLESGRPGSLILFDLDNFKQINDTYGHPTGDRVLMRSVKRTLHNLREEDRLGRLGGEEFAVLLPGVGLEEALRLAERLRRALEAPSDEGPPATASFGVVETGRLRTTSELLARADRALYRAKHAGKNRVAAARG
- a CDS encoding trans-sulfuration enzyme family protein; translation: MDPSDLLHEPPLTPYGEVVPPVFQNSLFAFTTTAEFEAAMRSGDRPVYTRIANPTVRVFEEKVAALEGTEDALAFASGNAAMAAVLFTFLEAGDRVVAATPVYAGTYGMLTKLLPKFGVEVDFVPGHDTAALVRALAGARLLLLESPTSYTFELQDLAPLTEAAREHGVLSVIDNTYGAGVYLRPARFGVDLVVHSATKYFSGHSDVVAGVVAGPRERLNAVRSLGTVFLGGKLAPWEAWLLVRGLRTLELRLERHQATALELARFLEAHPKVRRVLHPGLESHPQHELARRYLEGTGGLFAVELAGEAEARAFADALERFAIGVSWGGHESLVLPLAAQPRVRAAYGFPPGLVRLFAGLEPAEALKRDLEQALARVG
- the sufC gene encoding Fe-S cluster assembly ATPase SufC; this translates as MTKTLEIRDLWVNVEDTPILKGVNLTLPRGEVHALMGPNGAGKSTLGKVIAGDPGYEVVRGQILLDGEDIAGLEPDERARKGLFLAFQYPVEVPGVTIANFLRLALQARYGKEVPLTEFYGKLQRAIETLEWDEAYVTRYLNEGFSGGEKKRNEILQLMVLEPAYAILDETDSGLDIDALKVVAKGVNAMRGPDFGALVITHYQRLLNYIVPDVVHVMMDGRIVKTGGRELALELEERGYDWLKEEVGA
- the sufB gene encoding Fe-S cluster assembly protein SufB, producing the protein MSEAELKHIAEDYKWGFADDVEPELKLKGLSEDVVRAISEAKGEPGWLLEFRLKALEIYFQKPWPTWGPDLSELRRQMGDFYYYVKPPVRDEARSWDEVPDEIRRTYEKLGIPEAEQKVLAGVGAQYDSEMVYHSIKEELEKKGVIFKSIEDGIKEHEELFRRYFAKVVPPTDNKFAALNSALFSGGSFVYVPPGVDVEVPLQAYFRVNTEGFGQFERTLIIIDKGAKAHYIEGCTAPIYTTEALHTGVIEIVVMEGAESRYTTIQNWPVNMYNLVTQRALVHENAYHMWLDGNLGSKVTMKYPSSVLKGRGARSEILSIAFAGDGQHLDTGGKLIFAAPDTSGSIVSKSISKGEGRSSYRGLIKVPQKAERAKVNVECDALLINEASKTDTYPYMEIASETASVGHEATVSRLADDQIFYLTTRGIPEDEAAALIVRGFIEPVAKELPLEFAVELNRLIELEMEGSVG
- the sufD gene encoding Fe-S cluster assembly protein SufD is translated as MNETVTSLSLESLRRRSKQRGEPAWLAAARERAWRIFERLDWPTRKNEAWRYTDLDPAWFALELEEARPAELRQRDELPRAVRERLAESDAEAALVFEDGRLVYAHLPAELGAKGVVLSDLAGALEDHGEHVEGALYQAVTETGLQGPEDKLAALNAALWGYGAFVYVPAGVTLEAPIGVFHYAARPGKLSLSRTLIVLDDNAEATFIEEYLSEAHARTHVATGELLLRPGARLRHAGVQTWGAGVRHFHRQRALLERDAVLLDLAVNLGGTLARTEVASELVGPGADSEMLGVYFAGRDQHLDHYTTQHHVSAQARSDVYYKGAAAANGRVVYQGLIQLEPTAQKTDAYQTNRNLLLSREARAESVPQLEIAANDVRCSHGSSTAPVDEEQLFYLATRGIPRAQAQQLLVAAFLEEVLGRVPLEKLRLHIARIIEERLAG
- a CDS encoding cysteine desulfurase, which produces MFDPEAVKRDFPIFEHHEGLVFLDSAASSQKPRAVTEAMTRYYEHDHANVHRGAYGLSMRATEAYETARRQMARFLGAEADEVVFVRNATEALNLVAYAWGLEHLRDGDEVLVTEMEHHANLVPWQLVAARTGARIKAVPLTAEGRLDLDAFEALLSERTRVLAVTQMSNVLGTVNPVAELAAAARERGALVVVDGAQAAPHLPVRVRELNADFYALSGHKMLGPTGAGVLWGRREALADLPPFLGGGSMIEEVTIERSTYAPPPQRFEAGTPAIAEAIGLGAAADYLMRLGMENVWAHDRALLEYALERLAEVPDLHLYGPRGADRGGVIAFNLGRLHPHDLATALDERGVAVRTGHHCAQPLHRRLGVAATARASFYVYNTPTDVDRLVEALLEARKFFADWL
- the sufU gene encoding Fe-S cluster assembly sulfur transfer protein SufU, producing MSLLEELYRETIMQHAQRPHNFGPLEGATVKVGGHNPSCGDRIELYLKVEDGRIAEARFTGHGCAISQSSASMMTDLIRGKTLDEALELEKKFKAMVVEGEPPAPELGDLSALQGVAKLHARVKCATLAWNALEQAIEEVRPS
- a CDS encoding alpha/beta fold hydrolase, with the protein product MEWLIAAKPVVLLHAFPFNPEMWAPQVAELEGRYTVYAPALPGFGGREPGAASLEAWAEELDETLDDLGFEEAVFVGLSMGGYLAFRVWDLFPERVAGLVLADTRAQPDDEAGKAKRAELAARVRSEGTGVLIESFVPSVLGPGTLAADTEEKRAVLEWVERWVREADPEGVARALEALAARPDSRPLLGEIEVPTLVLVGEDDALTPPDDARAIADAVPDAELLILPGAGHMANLEAPEAFNTALLGFLEKVYGG
- a CDS encoding GAF domain-containing protein, with protein sequence MPLKRIRLDRNGRIVQASERALALLGLEPEAAVGRYCWDVVRGTDDFGRPVCTRCPVLARLRGGAYEAEVRLRVRGQRLRCQAIVQDSGVQVVLDERRRPKLGEVLFSLSWATQRMVDEPMRFFQTAELFLGKLRRAAGMDAAELFLADPEHKYLILTALEAENRSAFLERPWFALGEGYPGIVAVDRSPLVTHRLDEDERYLRLKVKEAGYRTYLVFPLELPQGVIGVLNLASKDPNADESAALELLEAVAPVVAAGVYSVLTSMGERQLLALLRQSKLSDQDNDAVIESLLRSAMAFSGAKAAQYKDRSGRRVAVPAQLTVNCDREDCPVWIGEPYAVRAGGRPCPWVEEGRPRYCLPVVVQGEVVAVESIFFSRVPRPQTRAMAPLLWLQRMAWQLLGPRATAAEDAAAVPRLEVRALGALSVRLQGEALPPQRFQTLPWRLFKLFLAHPERVQTPEEIAEALWPDLDPAYAARRVARVVHELRKQIEPDAGAPRMLRSVEGGYLFRFTEGYAYDVERFEALIREADAQNDEGQALAGYLAALDLFRGEFLADEPYADWVEAERAYLRALAVRAGERAGELLEAMGQEKASLSLYRRLIAIDPSDPYLYDRLAAVLRSMGLEARAREIELRKQALLAGE